Part of the Solwaraspora sp. WMMA2065 genome is shown below.
CAGCTGCAGCGCCTCGACCTCGCTGCCGACGGTCACCCAGTCGACCGACGCGGCGGTGGTGACCATCTGCTGGGTGCGCTGGTGCAGCTGCCACAGGTCGCCGAAGTAGGAGTTGAGCCGGCTGCGCAGGCTCTTGGCCTTGCCGACGTAGATGACCCGCCCGGTGGGATCACGGAACCGGTAGACCCCCGGCGAGTCCGGGATGGTGCCGGGGGCAGGGCGGTAGCTGGACGGATCTGGCATCGCCGTCAGCGTAGTCCAGGGCTGTGACAGCTCCGGTCGTCCGCGTCCGCGTGGGCGGCACGCACCCGGCGGACGCGGACGACCGGACCCGTCAGGCCACCGAGATGGTCTCGCCGTCGACGGTAATGGTCTTCTCCTCCAGCGGCGCCGACGCCGGGCCGGAGAGCACCGAGCCGTCGGAAATGGAGAAGCTGCTGAAGTGGCAGGTGCAGTTGATGGTGCCACCGTCGAGGTTGGCCACCGGGCAGCCCTGGTGGGTGCAGACGTTGCTGAATGCCTTGAACTCTCCCTCGGCGGGCTGGGTGACCACGACCCCCTGGGCGGCGAGGATGACGCCGCTGCCGACCGGCACCTGGCCGGTGGTGAGCCCGTCGCCGCCGGACCCGGTGTCGCCGCCGCCGTCCGTTCCGCTGTCCGTACCGCCGTCCGTGCCGGCGGGCTGGCCCGCGTCGACCGGCGCGTTCGCACCGTCGCCCAGGTCGTCGTCGGTACCGGTGCCGCAGGCGGCGAGCGCCACGGTCGCTCCGACCCCGCTTGCGCCGATCAGCAGCGCCCGGCGGCTGGTCGGACCGGTGTCGGTCGTCGTCTGGTGCTCAGTCATTCAGCTTGCCTCCTGTCAGTTGCCACGGCTGGTCGTCCGTGGCCACGCCAGTAGAAACGGCGACGCGTCACGAACGGTTCATCCCGGTATGACGGTAGGACCATGATTCATACGCAGCCGTAGACGCCGCTGTACGGGAGCTGTGTCAATGCTGTGCGACGGCTTCGGCCGCCCGGCGCCCACCAGTGCCGCGCTTGGCTCTGGCCGTCGGGCTCTTCGTCCGGCCGGGCGTACCGTTGGCCTTCGCGGCCCGCGCGGACGCGGCGGCGGCTCCACCGGCGTCGCCGGCGCGGCCCAGGACCGGGCGCAGGAACGCCCCGGTGTGGCTCTCGGCGACCTCGGCGACCTCCTCCGGCGTGCCGGCGGCCACCACGGTGCCGCCCCGGTGCCCGCCCTCCGGCCCCATGTCGATCAGCCAGTCGGCGGTCTTGATCACGTCGAGGTTGTGCTCGATGACCACCACGGTGTTGCCCTTGTCGACCAGACCGGCCAGCACGGTCAGCAGCTTGCGGATGTCCTCGAAGTGCAGCCCGGTGGTCGGCTCGTCGAGCACGTAGACGGTCCGGCCCGTGGAGCGTTTCTGCAACTCGGAGGCGAGCTTGACGCGCTGTGCCTCGCCGCCGGACAGGGTCGGCGCCGGCTGGCCGAGCCGTACGTAGCCCAGGCCGACGTCGACCAGGGTCTTCAGGTGCCGGTGGATCGCCGGGATGGCCTCGAAGAAGTCGGCAGCCTCCTCGATCGGCATCTGCAGAATCTCGGCGATGGTGCGGCCCTTGTAGTGGACCTCGAGGGTCTCCCGGTTGTACCGGTCGCCCTTGCAGACCTCGCACGGCACGTAGACGTCCGGCAGGAAGTTCATCTCGATCTTGATGGTGCCGTCGCCCGAGCACGCCTCGCACCGGCCGCCCTTGACGTTGAACGAGAACCGCCCCGGACCGTAGCCGCGCACCTTGGCCTCGGTCGTCTCGGCGAACAACCGGCGGACGTGGTCGAACACCCCGGTGTAGGTCGCCGGATTCGACCGTGGGGTACGGCCGATCGGCGACTGGTCGACGCCGACGACCTTGTCCACGTGGTCCAGCCCGGTGATCCGGGTGTGCCGGCCGGGCACCAGCCGGGCGTTGTTGATCTGGTTGGCCAGTACGGTGTAGAGGATGTCGTTGACCAGCGTCGACTTGCCGGAGCCGCTGACCCCGGTGACCGCGATCAGCTGGCCGAGCGGGAACGTGACGGTCAGGTTGCGCAGGTTGTGCTCGCGGGCGCCGTGCACCACCAGCTCCCGGCCGGCCGTCGCCGGCCGCCGGGTGGCCGGCACCGGGATCGCCCTGCGACCGGACAGGTACGCCCCGGTCAGCGACTCGTCGCTGGTCAGTAGCTCGTCGACCGGCCCGCTGTGCACGATCCGGCCGCCGTGCTCACCGGCGCCCGGCCCGATGTCGACGATCCAGTCGGCGGTCCGGATGGTGTCCTCGTCGTGCTCGACCACGATCAGCGTGTTGCCCAGGCCGCGCAGCCGCACCAGGGTTTCGATCAGCCGGTGGTTGTCCCGCTGGTGCAACCCGATCGACGGCTCGTCCAGCACGTACAGCACCCCGACCAGGCCGGAGCCGATCTGGGTGGCGAGCCGGATCCGCTGCGCCTCGCCGCCGGACAGGGTGCCGGCCGGGCGGTCCAGCGACAGGTAGTCCAGTCCGACGTCGACCAGGAACCGCAGCCGGGCGTTGATCTCCTTGAGCACCCGCTCGGCGATCATCTTCTGCCGGTCGGTGAGCACCAGCCCGCCCAGCAGGTCGGCGCACTCGCCGACGGACAGCCCGGTCACCTCGGCGATGTTGCGCCCGGCCACGGTCACCGCGAGCACCTCGGGCTTGAGCCGGGCGCCGCCGCACGACCCGCACGGCACGTCCCGCATGTAGCCCTCGTACTTCTCCCGCGACCATTCCGACTCGGTGTCGGTGTGCCGCCGCTCGATCCACTGCACCACGCCCTCGAAGCCGGTGTAGTAGGACCGCTCCCGGCCGTACTTGTTGCGGTAGCGGACGTGCACCTGGTCGTCGGCGCCGTACAGGATGGTCTTCTGCGCCCGGCTGGGCAGTTTGCGCCACGGGGTGTCCAGGTCGAAGTGCTCCGCCTCGCCGAGCGCGGCCAGC
Proteins encoded:
- a CDS encoding Rieske (2Fe-2S) protein, coding for MTEHQTTTDTGPTSRRALLIGASGVGATVALAACGTGTDDDLGDGANAPVDAGQPAGTDGGTDSGTDGGGDTGSGGDGLTTGQVPVGSGVILAAQGVVVTQPAEGEFKAFSNVCTHQGCPVANLDGGTINCTCHFSSFSISDGSVLSGPASAPLEEKTITVDGETISVA